From Vitis vinifera cultivar Pinot Noir 40024 chromosome 14, ASM3070453v1, a single genomic window includes:
- the LOC100244447 gene encoding uncharacterized protein LOC100244447, translating into MMKDRPEEQVVLPSSSSSSSSSCVFESEANELQGLVLAPPPWKTKKRLSKQLSMCETSRDIAWERRRRQILRQERKKDGLNDSEDLTDEDLHELKGCIELGFGFNEEEGQRLCSTLPALDLYFAVNRQLSFSPISTPHCSSASSLPLDGSLGGRSSSFGSPRSEDSWKICSPGDNPQQVKTKLRHWAQAVACSVMQSH; encoded by the exons ATGATGAAGGACCGGCCCGAAGAACAGGTGGTATTACCTTCATCATCTTCGTCATCTTCGTCTTCCTGCGTGTTTGAGTCGGAGGCAAATGAGCTGCAGGGGTTGGTGTTGGCCCCGCCGCCGTGGAAGACCAAGAAGAGGCTATCGAAGCAGCTGTCCATGTGCGAGACCTCGCGGGACATTGCATGGGAGAGGCGGAGAAGGCAGATTCTAAGACAAGAGCGGAAGAAGGATGGACTCAATGACTCAGAGGACCTCACCGATGAAGACCTGCATGAGCTCAAGGGCTGCATAGAGCTAGGGTTTGGCTTCAACGAAGAGGAGGGTCAGAGGTTGTGCAGCACTCTTCCTGCCCTCGACCTTTACTTTGCAGTCAACAGACAGCTCTCGTTTAGCCCCATCTCCACACCGCATTGCTCCTCCGCCTCCTCTTTGCCGCTCGATGGCTCACTTGGCGGCCGATCCTCTTCATTTGGGAGCCCAAGGAGTGAGGATTCGTGGAAAATATGTAGCCCAG GGGATAATCCTCAACAAGTGAAGACCAAGCTGAGGCACTGGGCTCAAGCAGTGGCCTGTTCTGTGATGCAGTCTCATTAA